Proteins encoded by one window of Flagellimonas lutaonensis:
- a CDS encoding SusD/RagB family nutrient-binding outer membrane lipoprotein — protein sequence MKRLQTYFKLAFSSALLVMASCETNELDLTEDPNFLTPAQASPDFFLNSIQEDFARHIDGDATGDPQDNFQTGGNVNGDGLSVLGMELTRLQAYNSRDYQSGYQDIDTDDEWDNAYRGILFDIRNLTPVAEETGLTRHLGISQFIEAYVMVSLVDFFGDVPYTEAVQAPEILNPSLDDGASVYDAALALLDQAIVNFNNTASTNPSTDYFYGNDYSKWTKAANTLKLKIYNQRRLVDPSAMASFNAIVASGDYIQDNADDLDWTWTGTSASQPDTRHPRYGLNYASAGAGDYNSNWLMNQMQTNDDPRIRYYFYRQSPTSPGQEDPPNEEVLRCSLQTPPAHYVSGGFTFCNLPNGYWGRDHGDDEGTPPDGLLRSTYGVYPAGGRFDDNSFEAIAQNSNPNSFGAGGLGITPILNAYMVDFWIAEMALASGDTGAAAVALERALNKQITKVQSFGSNDPAADLSFAPSAADVNDFVADVIADFNAATGDDKWNVFAEQFLVSHYGNGIESYNFYRRTGFPTTLQPNREPSPGAFPRSMFYPNQAVTANPNITQKSDHTVQVFWDNNPAGPSFPPAN from the coding sequence ATGAAAAGACTACAGACATATTTCAAACTGGCTTTTAGTTCGGCACTGTTGGTAATGGCTTCATGCGAGACCAACGAGCTCGACCTTACCGAAGACCCAAACTTTTTGACACCTGCCCAGGCAAGTCCAGATTTCTTCTTGAACTCCATTCAAGAAGATTTTGCAAGGCACATCGATGGTGATGCCACGGGCGACCCACAAGACAATTTTCAAACGGGAGGTAACGTAAATGGCGATGGACTCTCTGTTTTGGGAATGGAGCTTACCAGACTGCAGGCGTACAATAGCCGTGATTATCAAAGTGGTTATCAAGATATCGATACAGATGATGAATGGGACAATGCCTATAGGGGTATCCTATTCGATATCAGAAATCTGACCCCGGTGGCAGAAGAGACCGGATTGACCAGGCACTTAGGGATTTCCCAGTTTATCGAAGCCTATGTCATGGTGTCTTTGGTTGATTTCTTTGGGGATGTTCCCTACACTGAAGCAGTTCAGGCACCAGAGATATTGAACCCTTCGTTGGATGATGGAGCCTCGGTTTACGATGCGGCCTTGGCCCTGTTGGACCAAGCAATTGTGAATTTCAACAATACCGCTTCCACCAATCCGAGTACTGATTACTTCTATGGGAACGATTACTCAAAATGGACCAAGGCGGCCAATACATTGAAACTGAAGATTTATAACCAACGAAGGCTGGTAGATCCATCGGCCATGGCAAGTTTCAATGCCATCGTAGCTTCTGGTGACTATATTCAAGACAACGCCGATGATTTGGATTGGACTTGGACCGGAACCAGCGCTTCACAGCCAGATACACGGCACCCTCGATATGGCTTGAACTATGCTTCGGCCGGTGCGGGTGACTACAACTCCAATTGGCTCATGAACCAGATGCAGACCAATGATGATCCCAGAATACGCTATTATTTCTATCGACAGTCACCCACCTCTCCAGGGCAAGAAGACCCACCAAATGAAGAGGTTCTGAGGTGCTCACTGCAAACGCCACCTGCGCACTATGTTTCTGGCGGCTTTACTTTCTGCAATCTGCCAAACGGTTATTGGGGTAGGGACCATGGTGATGACGAAGGAACACCTCCTGATGGGCTCTTGAGAAGTACCTATGGGGTCTATCCTGCAGGCGGCCGTTTTGACGACAATAGCTTTGAGGCCATTGCACAGAACAGCAATCCGAATTCATTTGGGGCCGGAGGTCTGGGCATAACTCCAATACTGAACGCTTATATGGTCGATTTTTGGATTGCAGAAATGGCATTGGCATCCGGTGATACAGGGGCGGCTGCGGTTGCACTTGAAAGAGCCCTCAACAAGCAGATTACTAAGGTTCAATCGTTCGGCAGCAACGATCCCGCTGCAGATCTTTCATTTGCCCCTTCCGCAGCTGATGTAAACGATTTTGTGGCAGATGTGATTGCAGATTTCAATGCGGCCACCGGCGATGACAAGTGGAATGTTTTTGCTGAGCAGTTCTTGGTGAGCCATTATGGCAACGGAATCGAGAGCTATAATTTCTATAGAAGAACGGGTTTTCCCACCACTTTGCAACCCAACAGGGAGCCAAGTCCAGGGGCGTTCCCTAGGTCAATGTTCTATCCGAACCAGGCGGTTACGGCAAATCCGAACATAACCCAAAAGTCTGACCATACGGTACAGGTATTCTGGGACAACAACCCTGCAGGACCTTCATTCCCTCCAGCTAACTAA